Proteins co-encoded in one Epinephelus moara isolate mb chromosome 11, YSFRI_EMoa_1.0, whole genome shotgun sequence genomic window:
- the thtpa gene encoding thiamine-triphosphatase isoform X1 gives MIRLMVKNLLNIWVRKKMSVEVERKFVCNADTLKTLEEIGAVCVGQHQFCDQYFDTSKFDLTLKDIWLRKRTGCCELKCPVAVNGTEEKSGEQSKAAALCSRYKEITNLPEIQLRVKEVIKAVCEDGETETSPPQEDESWLSKMNLMCFAEYTTVRRSFTLEEEGVKIDLDQADFGYHVGEIEVLVPEGGDMQSALGKIERTARKLGLTGDQQVEGKMHVYLKKKNPEHYAKLLSALVL, from the exons ATGATCCGGCTCATGgtcaaaaacctcctgaacatctgggtcaggaaaaag ATGAGTGTGGAAGTGGAAAGAAAATTTGTGTGCAATGCTGACACTCTGAAAACTCTGGAGGAGATCGGGG cagtgtgtgttggtCAACACCAGTTTTGTGACCAGTACTTTGACACCTcaaagtttgacttgactttgaaAGACATTTGGCTGCGTAAACGTACAGGATGCTGCGAGCTCAAGTGCCCAGTGGCAGTCAACGGGACAGAAGAGAAGTCTGGAGAACAATCTAAAGCGGCAGCACTGTGTTCCCGCTACAAGGAGATAACCAATCTGCCTGAAATTCAGCTGAGAGTGAAAGAGGTCATTAAAGCTGTTTGTgaggatggagagacagagacaagccCCCCACAGGAGGATGAGTCTTGGCTGAGCAAAATGAATCTGATGTGCTTCGCAGAATATACAACAGTGCGGCGGTCATTCACTttagaggaggagggggtgaagATAGATCTCGACCAAGCTGACTTTGGCTACCATGTGGGAGAGATAGAGGTCCTGGTTCCAGAGGGAGGAGATATGCAGTCTGCCTTGGGGAAGATTGAAAGAACGGCTAGGAAACTGG GTCTGACTGGAGATCAGCAAGTTGAaggaaaaatgcatgtttaccttaaaaaaaaaaacccagaacaCTATGCAAAGCTACTGAGTGCACTTGTTTTGTAA
- the thtpa gene encoding thiamine-triphosphatase isoform X2, giving the protein MIRLMVKNLLNIWVRKKMSVEVERKFVCNADTLKTLEEIGVCVGQHQFCDQYFDTSKFDLTLKDIWLRKRTGCCELKCPVAVNGTEEKSGEQSKAAALCSRYKEITNLPEIQLRVKEVIKAVCEDGETETSPPQEDESWLSKMNLMCFAEYTTVRRSFTLEEEGVKIDLDQADFGYHVGEIEVLVPEGGDMQSALGKIERTARKLGLTGDQQVEGKMHVYLKKKNPEHYAKLLSALVL; this is encoded by the exons ATGATCCGGCTCATGgtcaaaaacctcctgaacatctgggtcaggaaaaag ATGAGTGTGGAAGTGGAAAGAAAATTTGTGTGCAATGCTGACACTCTGAAAACTCTGGAGGAGATCGGGG tgtgtgttggtCAACACCAGTTTTGTGACCAGTACTTTGACACCTcaaagtttgacttgactttgaaAGACATTTGGCTGCGTAAACGTACAGGATGCTGCGAGCTCAAGTGCCCAGTGGCAGTCAACGGGACAGAAGAGAAGTCTGGAGAACAATCTAAAGCGGCAGCACTGTGTTCCCGCTACAAGGAGATAACCAATCTGCCTGAAATTCAGCTGAGAGTGAAAGAGGTCATTAAAGCTGTTTGTgaggatggagagacagagacaagccCCCCACAGGAGGATGAGTCTTGGCTGAGCAAAATGAATCTGATGTGCTTCGCAGAATATACAACAGTGCGGCGGTCATTCACTttagaggaggagggggtgaagATAGATCTCGACCAAGCTGACTTTGGCTACCATGTGGGAGAGATAGAGGTCCTGGTTCCAGAGGGAGGAGATATGCAGTCTGCCTTGGGGAAGATTGAAAGAACGGCTAGGAAACTGG GTCTGACTGGAGATCAGCAAGTTGAaggaaaaatgcatgtttaccttaaaaaaaaaaacccagaacaCTATGCAAAGCTACTGAGTGCACTTGTTTTGTAA
- the thtpa gene encoding thiamine-triphosphatase isoform X3, protein MSVEVERKFVCNADTLKTLEEIGAVCVGQHQFCDQYFDTSKFDLTLKDIWLRKRTGCCELKCPVAVNGTEEKSGEQSKAAALCSRYKEITNLPEIQLRVKEVIKAVCEDGETETSPPQEDESWLSKMNLMCFAEYTTVRRSFTLEEEGVKIDLDQADFGYHVGEIEVLVPEGGDMQSALGKIERTARKLGLTGDQQVEGKMHVYLKKKNPEHYAKLLSALVL, encoded by the exons ATGAGTGTGGAAGTGGAAAGAAAATTTGTGTGCAATGCTGACACTCTGAAAACTCTGGAGGAGATCGGGG cagtgtgtgttggtCAACACCAGTTTTGTGACCAGTACTTTGACACCTcaaagtttgacttgactttgaaAGACATTTGGCTGCGTAAACGTACAGGATGCTGCGAGCTCAAGTGCCCAGTGGCAGTCAACGGGACAGAAGAGAAGTCTGGAGAACAATCTAAAGCGGCAGCACTGTGTTCCCGCTACAAGGAGATAACCAATCTGCCTGAAATTCAGCTGAGAGTGAAAGAGGTCATTAAAGCTGTTTGTgaggatggagagacagagacaagccCCCCACAGGAGGATGAGTCTTGGCTGAGCAAAATGAATCTGATGTGCTTCGCAGAATATACAACAGTGCGGCGGTCATTCACTttagaggaggagggggtgaagATAGATCTCGACCAAGCTGACTTTGGCTACCATGTGGGAGAGATAGAGGTCCTGGTTCCAGAGGGAGGAGATATGCAGTCTGCCTTGGGGAAGATTGAAAGAACGGCTAGGAAACTGG GTCTGACTGGAGATCAGCAAGTTGAaggaaaaatgcatgtttaccttaaaaaaaaaaacccagaacaCTATGCAAAGCTACTGAGTGCACTTGTTTTGTAA
- the thtpa gene encoding thiamine-triphosphatase isoform X4, whose amino-acid sequence MSVEVERKFVCNADTLKTLEEIGVCVGQHQFCDQYFDTSKFDLTLKDIWLRKRTGCCELKCPVAVNGTEEKSGEQSKAAALCSRYKEITNLPEIQLRVKEVIKAVCEDGETETSPPQEDESWLSKMNLMCFAEYTTVRRSFTLEEEGVKIDLDQADFGYHVGEIEVLVPEGGDMQSALGKIERTARKLGLTGDQQVEGKMHVYLKKKNPEHYAKLLSALVL is encoded by the exons ATGAGTGTGGAAGTGGAAAGAAAATTTGTGTGCAATGCTGACACTCTGAAAACTCTGGAGGAGATCGGGG tgtgtgttggtCAACACCAGTTTTGTGACCAGTACTTTGACACCTcaaagtttgacttgactttgaaAGACATTTGGCTGCGTAAACGTACAGGATGCTGCGAGCTCAAGTGCCCAGTGGCAGTCAACGGGACAGAAGAGAAGTCTGGAGAACAATCTAAAGCGGCAGCACTGTGTTCCCGCTACAAGGAGATAACCAATCTGCCTGAAATTCAGCTGAGAGTGAAAGAGGTCATTAAAGCTGTTTGTgaggatggagagacagagacaagccCCCCACAGGAGGATGAGTCTTGGCTGAGCAAAATGAATCTGATGTGCTTCGCAGAATATACAACAGTGCGGCGGTCATTCACTttagaggaggagggggtgaagATAGATCTCGACCAAGCTGACTTTGGCTACCATGTGGGAGAGATAGAGGTCCTGGTTCCAGAGGGAGGAGATATGCAGTCTGCCTTGGGGAAGATTGAAAGAACGGCTAGGAAACTGG GTCTGACTGGAGATCAGCAAGTTGAaggaaaaatgcatgtttaccttaaaaaaaaaaacccagaacaCTATGCAAAGCTACTGAGTGCACTTGTTTTGTAA